TTCATTTACACATATTTGTATTCACAAATGAAGCACTAAGGTTCTAATGAAGCACTAAGGTTCTGAATTAGATTTATCctatatgtatgtaagtataagtTCATTTACTTGCCACCTAAATCATAAGCTGTATGTATTGCTTTCCAATTCCACAGTATCACACCCCTGTAAACAATGACAATGCACAGAGCATAAATACAATAACAATGACAGGAAAACACAATGAGGAGTCCTAGCATGGAAGAGTTTACtgaattttgtttgtttgtattgcTTTAAATGAAAAGTTCATTGAACTGCATATTGTGTGCCTTTTCTTTATATTACCATATTTACCAATATGTAGGACCTGTCTTGTGGTTCATAGCAGCTGAGAGACTTTCTATGATCTCCAATAACAGCATCAGCCAAGCAattaaaaaatagatttgtttttgTGCAATGGTAGGATTTTATGTACCTGGCAAATAAAGCTTCTTAAATTTGATCTCATTCTCCAGGATTTTCAGCTGCCCAGTATGACACCTGGCAGGTAAAAATAATACTCGATGTGTTGGATAGGACTAAAATAaggcatgtattttttttgtataatgtaaCACTATCTGTTTATAATGTTGCCCTCTTATGGGGCATTGCGCGTGCATTCTGGGAATATACTGTAATGCTACTACTTTTACATAGACTTTATTTGCCATGCACATTTGGGACATGGAAAATGATTCACAGTCCCTTTGATCTAGGATCTAGGATATAGATACTCAGGATTCAGTCTGTAACTGGTGAGTGCAAACATTTACTCTTGTATTAAAGTTTAACACACAGGTCCATGCAACTTGGATGTCTCACACAGAGCTTGGGCCACTTGCCATcatcttttttttctccataGGTTTTTATTTCTTGTGTAGTGTAATGTATAGAGGCATCTGCCATTATTACATCTATAAATctgatattatttttgttttctttttcaagaATATGTATTTGTGCCACTTATTATTTGACACCATGGTGTTTAATAGCACTGAGGGCTTGTGGCAAAATGACAATCACTTGGATGTATGGGTCAGTAGGAAGTCCTGCCATTTTGTCACCTGGTTGTGGAAATATAATTGGTCAAGCAGCCAAATTCCCTAAATCACAGCAAGTGACATGGACCTTAAACCCCTTACCCTTCAATAATTGAATGATACAAGTACAATTTTTGTAACATGAGCTATCTTAGTTCTAATTTACATACAGCCTAAGGATTTTGTTGTGTCTCCTATGAGTGCACAGGTggctttctttttatttaaatgagaaaGCCAATGCTAAATGATTTGAGGATGTGTTTTTCAATGGCAACTTTTGGCTCCtggggttatttatttatttattgttataagtTAGGGCCAGACAGGAGACCTACACACTAAACTTAAACATCATGCAGGAAAAAAAGTGCCCTGCAGGGTATTCATACAGCCAGATGGCCAGTGTCAGCTGAGACTTGCTGGGAAACTCACAGATAACACAGCATTGCTCAATGAGTAATAATACCCATTGCTCACCTATGGCCATCTGTGTACATTAACAGTATAAATGATGAATGCACCATGATATGTAGTGGTGCAATCAATTGCTGTGAGCATTAATACACTGTCAGTGCTGACAGAAGGTTGCCTGTGGACACAAATCTCTCATTTACTCCATTTAAACTCTGAGGTCTAATTTTCACAAAAGTGATTGTCTGCACCAAGATAATGTGGCacttacatgggcagatttaagctgatgATTTAGGTCCTTCTGATCAATTCGGCAGcctctctgcctgtgtatgcGGCCCTCTGGCAGGCCTCCCTGtccaatatctgggcaaaaatcatgCAGGCTAAATTTTTCTGTCAGATCGAGGACTGAATTGGCTCATTCAGTAGCGTAACTTGGTTGTGCAAAAAAtcttctccctcctcccctgccctcCCTCCTGGCCTTTTAGTGCTGCACCTCCAAAGCCACATTGCGTCAtaatgctatttaaaaaaaaaaaaaaaagcaaaaaaaggcaaTCTTACTATGTATGCACACTTTTACTGTGCCAACTGTAAACAGCATGTCTTGCAGTCCGCcatagtgttggactggcccactaggataccaggagaactggtgtcagtgggccctcctgctcctgaccatttagcctacttcatggttattccctattacTGAAgggaaacaaagaggagaaatagatgggagAATAGATATGCTGGCATGTAAGTAAAAGAGACAAacagaataaagaggttgggtgaagaaaggaggaaaaatagtttggaaagcaggcctagggtctaaggatttctggtgggcctctgggTTCCCAGTCGGACACTGGTTTCATTTTGTTAACTTtactttttcataatttttatatttatgagACTCCCATTCCCACTTATGTTATGCTACACAGGGCTAATGTAACAAAGTTTGCACCTGTTTTAATACCTTTTAAAACTAATATAATGTTTGAATTCAAACCAATGttaagtaaatgctacctgctaatttgTGGACATTTTCCTAAGAACTTTCAGATATTAATTGGCTTAGGGGACAAAAGAGGTGACTAGGCAGAAAACTAGCTACCAGGGGGGCAAGTGAGGTCTCCACCTGGCCAGTATTACTATTTTACTGGCCTCTTAGGTAAAActtatgcttgatgccaatgtattTAATAGGGCTGGGAAGAAAGTTACAAACCCGGTATATTTTTCCACAACATGGGGCTCCCTTAAGAGCAGTACCCATTTCCATAGGGGAGCCTGCCAGAGACTTCTCAGCTGCTTCCACAACACACTGAAGCCAATGCCCTGTGAAGGGTACAGTACATTGGCATAGGCTGATATAGGCAATCTATACCCTATAGGTAATTGCATTGTTTAGTCACTAAAATAGGTGACCAAACATTGCAATAATACAATATGGCAGCGGTGCATTGGAGGCATGTATAGGGTTGCCCAGGGATATGCTCATTGTACCCCAGAGCTCCCTCTAGCGCTCACAGCGCGCAAAGCTCCATACTCTTGTACGTGACGAAAATGAATGGAACTTTCCTGGCCCCGCCCATTAAATACGTCACAGCCCGCTAGTATGAAAGGGACATGCTGGCAGCCTGGAGCTTAGTGAAGCTTTACTCTTGGCAGGGAAGGTGTTGCTGCTGCGCACTTGGAGGATTTATACGGTGCTTATTGTTACAGGAGATATGAAGTCCCCAAAAGTAAAGAGAGCAGCCAGAGGTGAGTAGTGGGACCGGAGGCAAGAGACTGCGGAAATCTCATTCATTCGAGAGCTTTTGGTCGGGTAACACTCAGTGGGGTGCATCAGCAGTTCGGCAGCCCTGATGGGATGACTGAATGTAGTTAATTCAACAGGGTCACTTAGTTCATCACAATATGTAGGGTCTGTAAGGACTGGGGCCAGATAGTGAGCTGAGAGGTCCGCTAGAAGTGATTAGAGTTGCGCTTTTTAACTTCGGGGGAAGCTCTTCCCTCCTGCTCTGAGTCGGTGCGGGGTCCCACTCAGTCACAGGCAGTGCAGCTCTGCTATAGCCCCCTGCCCCCCAAACCGTGCCCCATGGACTGCCACTTACCGTAACCTCAACACATCGTATGTATTTACTTCCATCTACTCCCATCCCGCATAGTGCGGCTTATGTATGTACTCCCATCTATACATCCCATATAGTACTGCTTATGTATGTACTCCCATCTATACATCCCATATGGTACTGCTTATGTATGTACTCCCATCTATACATCCCATATGGTACTGCTTATGTATGTACCCCCATCTATACATCCCATATGGTACTGCTTATGTATGTACTCCCATCTATACATCCCACATAGTGCGGCTTATCTATGTACTCCCATCTATACATCCCATATAGTACTGCTTATGTATGTACTCCCATCTATACATCCCATATGGTACTGCTTATGTATGTACTCCCATCTATACATCCCATATGGTACTGCTTATGTATGTACCCCCATCTATACATCCCATATGGTACTGCTTATGTATGTACTCCCATCTATACATCCCACATAGTGCGGCTTATCTATGTACTCCCATCTATACATCCCATATGGTACTGCTTATGTATGTACTCCCATCTATACATCCCATATGGTACTGCTTATGTATGTACCCCCATCTATACATCCCATATGGTACTGCTTATGTATGTACTCCCATCTATACATCCCACATAGTGCGGCTTATCTATGTACTCCCATCTATACATCCCATATAGTACTGCTTATGTATGTACTCCCATCTATACATCCCATATAGTACTGCTTATGTATGTACTCCCATCTATACATCCCATATGGTACTGCTTATATATGTACTCCCATCTATACATCCCATATGGTACTGCTTATGTATGTACTCCCATCTATACATCCCATATGGTACTGCTTATGTATGTACTCCCATCTATACATCCCATATGGTACTGCTTATGTATGTACTCCCATCTATACATCCCACATAGTGCGGCTTATCTATGTACTCCCATCTATACATCCCACATAGTGCGGCTTATGGATGTACTCCCATCTATACATCCCATATGGTACTGCTTATATATGTACTCCCATCTATACATCCCATATAGTACTGCTTATGTATGTACTCCCATCTATACATCCCACATAGTGCGGCTTACAATGTACTCCCATCTATACATCCCACTTGGTGTGGCGAATTCAGTCTCCCCTTGCTATGGCGTTTCAGAAGAACTTGTGCTACTGAATGGGACACACCGCTCCAAACTCAGCTAAAAGAAATGCAGTTGTCCAGAGGTGTAGACAGTTATATTATCAATAAGTATAGTTGTAATTGGTGTTTTGTCTAATCTGTTGCATTTCTAACCACAATTTTATTACAACCAACCCAAAAAATTCAATACTTATTAACTTCAGTGGAACAATCACCCAGTCCCTAACTGACAATGACCTGGTGACACTGAGCAGCTGGGAATCAGTGAGGCAAATTATTGTAACTAAGAGAAAATAGCAGTGAAAGGGACAACCAAACACCAGCTCTGGGCTGTGGCGACTGTGGGGCACTGGTCAGGGGTTTCACACTGTTTGTGCAGTCACTACAGGTCAGGGTTGTGTATCTTGTTTGTCAGGTACACTGGGAAGGAGGTAGATTGCAGGTACCTTGTTTGCTCTTCTCTCTGATAATACTGGTACATAAAAACCCTGTTTGAAACTTTacaactttatataaaatattttcagcTGGGCAGTCACCTCCCAATGTGCCTGTGATTGTTAAATATGTGTATTTGTGCTTTTCCTGCTTTTTCATGGTTTCTGTACTTGTCTCAGCTGCCTTTATTGAAGATGATGACTTGAATGATGTGCTGTGCGAATTTGATGCGGTCATAGCCGATTTCTCTTCCCCTTTCAACAAAAGGCGCTTTCGCTATGATGAACACCTCCAGACTATGAAGAGGAGGAGCACAGCTAGCATCAGTGACAGTGGCATCAGCGACTCAGAAAGTGAGCATGAAAGGTGACCCATATGATACTGCAGGGGTGGGGGTAGGAAAAATTTAGATTAGGTGTCAAACATGGGAATGGGAAACCTTTGGCCTTTAGCTTGTCTTAGTGCTCATTCACATTCTTTTAACCCAATGCTGTACATTTCATGGGACCgacactgatgtaaatgatgatcAGTATTTGTAAAGCtctatgtaacaatgtaacatGCTGACACTATATACAGCCCAATGCAATTTGCTTCCTTAGCAGTTCTCCTCCTTTTTTACTAATTTTACAAAtaagttttaaattatttaaaaattaaattattattaaaaaaaaaacactgtacgTAGAGCACAGCAAGAGACAAAATACACCAGTGTTTATGCCTGCTAAACAGCTGTGTGTGTTGCACCACAGCTCAGAGCAAGTCCTGCTGCCCCTGAAATAGGGTTGGACACTCAGCAGAATAATCCTATTAAGAAGTAAAATAGAGCTGGCAAAGTAATCATTTGCAGAGATTGCGCACTTAAGTCTCTTCCCTGCCATTAGCAAACCCCAAGGGCAAAGGCTCAAGCTGCTGTTATGCCAAGGGGCATGTCGGCATCTTAGAAAGCATCACAGTCGGGTGTCAACCAGCAGCAATGAGTTTTACTATTTAGCCACTGATATTTGAATATCACAAGTCATTCCTGTATTTATGACCACGTGGTCTAGATATTTTCTGCTTTCAGAGAACTCTGGCAGTAGTGATTTAATAGTAGCTGTATAATGAAAATCTTGGGCATGGCAGAACAGTGGGTATCACAACTATGCCACAATATGACTTTGGTGCTTGGCTCCTTTGATTCTGTATGTTTCAGTTCTAGTCCTGTCAGTCTGCGTTATGGTTGGCTGTTTTTGCACCTCCCCTAGATTTACCCCCTTATTTTTTTCATCTGTGTTATTTGTACAGTTCAGATTCAGCTGTATTGGAATGTAAGCCTTTCCCTGCCAGACTTCCCTTCTAGTCTCCTGTCACATTCCACTACACACAGCACCGCCGTTCACGCACCCCTTTCTGGCTTTTTCTTTTTACCGTAGCTCCTTGCACCTGGTGAAGCTACTGCAATGCTACTGGCTTTATACACACAGGAAGTCTTTAGCTTTGAAGCTTTCTGTGCTATGATAACATATTTGCTACAGTGGTTTTCTGCTTAATTGAGCCTGTCTGAATATTTGTTCTAAATAGGAAAAAATGAGCTTACACTGTATCTGAGTTAACAGAGCATACAGCTCAAACCTCTTGTGCACTGGGGTTTAAGACTCTGCAGGGGACAAATTTAAACAAGTTCTGCTTACCCTGCGGCATTTCTAACATGATATACAATGGTTTCCAAGTGCTCTGTgttttttgtgttccctttaaaCAAGTTATTGAACCTTTTGTTTGTGTAAAGTTCATAACCTGTTATTTAAGAAATGATGCCTCAGCAgttttaaatgtttctttaaaatCCAATGCAGTATTTTAACATTTAGGCTTCTTGCACAGGCTATGCATCTTGACTGGCAAATCCCTTTCAGCTAGACTTGGGCTGCCAATCGACATGGCTCCATGCATCTGCATGGCAAATGTACTTCTTTGTCCAAGTGAGCAAAGAACCCTGAGTACTGCCCTGGTCAGAACACTAAACATTTTCAACTTATAGCAAATAAGAAAGAAAGCTTTGGAACTAGTAACTGTGTACTCTTAAATTTTCCCTAATAGCTACATTGGCATACTTGTACAGTATCCAAGGTGGAAACCTAAGCCTCCTACAGTCCACAGAATATGCTGTGCCCTTTTATTAGGGTTTAGACACCAAACTTTTATACTTCTAATGAATGTGTTCTATATGGCatgcatttttattgtattgtgaTAAGAACCAGGCAATTTGATTTTATAAAAGCACTGGGCTACCATATTGAAATATATGGTTTATCCCACTTGGGAGCAAGTATTTCCTCTCTATACGTCCCCTCTGTCAACCTGCGTGTGTAAGTAAGGCCTGTGCTCCTCCTAATTCCATAATGAAACTACTAGTAAAGCTGTGTTTAGTGCAGTTAGGCAGCAACATGGGTTAGTAAGCTATGGGAGGTGCTTGGTGGCCTTCTGCTGTTACTACTTTgcttaaaatgtaaatgtgaagAGTAAATATGGCTCTATTGCTAAGATTGTATTTGCTTAGTTTTAATACTAAGTAACCAAAACTAAACCTTTTTCATTTTAAGCTAAAGGTCGTCACAAAGCAATTTAAATTAGGAATTCTGATGCCTCTGGATCTAAAGCCAAGGTGCCCCTTTTTCCCCCCATTAATTTTCTTAGTACCTGTCATCCTGCTGCTGAGGCCCAGATACCTGTAGGTGTAAGGGGGTGTGCTCAAATCACATAGGAGCAAATATAACTTTCCCTATAGGCAGCTTTTGTGACACCTAAGGTGACACCATAACCTCACCTCTTCACACAAATACCCTGGCTTTTGCTAGAGTGCtggtcttaaagtgatactaacattaaaaactactttttgaaaatatgaatgtacactaaaagttacctataggtcatgctaaTCATTTTTCCCCAATAGGTCTCcttttgttacttgaagttcccaaacctgactgttttagccaaactgactgtcccttctcagcctgtcagttatagcttctaatgctaacggcctactgctgcacaaatatggcagcccctcataGAGAAGTATGAGGgatcaaataaataatataaaagcattgtgcAAATACTTTAAATAGCATAGCAAAATGTTATGAtcgatgtaaaaaaaaggtttaatttcctgtgtcagtatctctttaaagcatATAAAGACTGTACCATGTAGAATTACTACTAAAGCTGCTTTCAGGGTGTAATAAATGAAATTTTTAGACACTAACGTAACCTTATATTTCAAGCACAAATAACTGATCCCACCATGAATGCATCTTTGGTCCATTGTATGAACTGACATTGGTCTCTAAGAGGGCAGTGTGATCAGGCATACAGCAGGCAACGGATTTTTGTTTTGCCACACAAGTTAGTTTTACAAGGTAAATCTCAAGAGAAATTGGCTCAGCATTTTACCAGGGCAATGAGCACAGTTTCAAAGCACTTTGTATGGAATATTTTATATTCCATCTCTGACCAAATTACAGGAAATATTTTACTTCTAATTATACTTATTTTAACTTGCGGCTATTCCCTATTTAAGTATGACTTTGCCATTGCGgttcttttatatt
This sequence is a window from Xenopus tropicalis strain Nigerian chromosome 2, UCB_Xtro_10.0, whole genome shotgun sequence. Protein-coding genes within it:
- the rgcc gene encoding regulator of cell cycle RGCC, with the protein product MKSPKVKRAARAAFIEDDDLNDVLCEFDAVIADFSSPFNKRRFRYDEHLQTMKRRSTASISDSGISDSESADSLCRNSFSFSDEKLNSPTLSSPTLSSPVETPHKAKLGDTKELEDFIADLDRTLASM